A window from Methanomicrobia archaeon encodes these proteins:
- a CDS encoding preprotein translocase subunit TatC: MASISEELGYITAAIKKKLIPIAVVFLGGFMISFQFLDPVLERMKQDLLPKGATLIYISPVEVIMLKLKMALVIGVILVIPLVFHYVYKMLKVRFGIKNPMKKSHFIILVITAVSLFVLGISYSYFLMLPIVLTYLHIMSAASGVTATYSIYEFISFVIIITLVLGVAFEVPLLLIVLVRVGLVPLETLKEYRRYIYVIMFVLAAFFTPPDVVSQLIVAIPLVIFYEIGIQIAGVFDPHRPAPRPAA, from the coding sequence ATGGCGAGTATCAGTGAGGAGTTAGGATATATAACGGCAGCGATAAAGAAAAAGCTCATACCCATTGCCGTCGTTTTTCTCGGTGGGTTTATGATCTCTTTTCAATTCTTGGATCCCGTATTAGAGCGAATGAAGCAAGATCTCCTCCCCAAAGGTGCAACGCTCATCTATATATCGCCCGTGGAGGTGATCATGCTGAAATTGAAGATGGCGCTGGTCATCGGCGTCATACTGGTCATTCCGCTTGTGTTCCACTACGTCTACAAGATGTTGAAGGTGCGGTTTGGCATAAAGAATCCAATGAAGAAGTCGCACTTCATTATATTGGTGATCACCGCCGTCTCTCTCTTCGTTTTGGGAATAAGCTACTCCTACTTTCTCATGCTGCCGATAGTCCTCACGTATCTTCACATTATGTCAGCGGCGAGTGGCGTTACCGCCACGTATTCGATATACGAATTCATATCGTTCGTCATCATAATAACGCTCGTACTGGGCGTCGCGTTTGAAGTTCCGCTTCTTCTCATCGTTCTTGTTCGCGTCGGACTCGTCCCGCTCGAGACGCTGAAGGAATACCGACGATACATCTATGTGATCATGTTCGTCCTTGCCGCGTTCTTTACGCCGCCCGACGTCGTGAGTCAGCTCATCGTCGCGATCCCCCTCGTTATCTTCTACGAGATAGGGATCCAAATTGCGGGTGTTTTCGATCCTCATCGTCCCGCTCCGCGTCCCGCTGCTTAA